The genome window CCCGCAATCTGTTCACCAGCCAGTTTGGTGAGCAGGGTCTGAAAGAGGGAACCTTTCAATTCGGCGATTTGCAGGTAGTTGTTGCCAACGGTACGGATGGAATAAATATCCAGATTACCGACGGTAAAGGTGGGCAAACGACCATTACGGTGCCCTATTTCTGATGACCTATCCGTCAGTCTAATTACCTAAATCGACCTTATCCATGCTAACTGAATTCTTGAAAAGGGCGGCCTTTGTGCTGGCCCCTGCCATCTGTTGCTGCTTATTACTGGGTTGCAGCGCTTACATGCATCAGCCCAAAGGTGTCCGCTCAGCCCGGTTGGGTGAAGAAACGGCGGCTACCGGCTCGTTGCGGACGCTGCCTGAACCGAAAGAGAAAATTTATGCGGCTGTGTATAAATTCCGGGATTTGACGGGCCAGTACAAGCTCACCGAAACCGGGTCTAACTTTTCAACCGCCGTTACGCAGGGAACCACCAACATTCTGATGAAAGCGCTGGAAGAAAGCGGCTGGTTTGTCCCCGTCGAACGCGAGAACGTAAGCAACCTGCTGAACGAACGGAAAATCATCCGGTCGAGCATGGCGCAATTTAAAAGTGAAGACAGCAACCTGCCCCCGCTCTTGTTTGCCGGACTGATTATGGAAGGAGGAGTCGTTTCGTACGATGCGAACATTATTACCGGTGGGGCTGGACTGCGCTATTTCGGTACGGGCGGTTCGACGCAATACCGGCAGGACCGGGTTACGGTCTACCTGCGGGCTGTGGCCACCAAAACCGGGAAGATTCTTAAAACGATTTACACGTCAAAAACCATTCTGTCGCAGTCGGTGGATGGCGGGGTGTTTCGATTCGTCAATTTCAAACGCCTGCTCGAAGCCGAAACGGGCTTTACCACCACCGAACCGGCTCACCTTGCGGTGACGGAAGCCATTGAAAAAGCCGTTCATTCGATGGTGCTCGAAGGAGTTCGCGACAGCTTATGGGCTGCGTCGCCAAAATCGGTTGCGCTGATCGATAATCAGTTGAGAGCCTACGAAGAGGAACGGTCTGAAATGAGGCAGACGGATGTGTTCGGGGCGCGTGAGCAGATGGCGGCTCCCCGAATTGTGGCGCAGGGCTACGGGTCGGTTTGGCGTTATCAGGGTGATTACGCGGTTCCGCAGAATAAATTCGGGTATGGTGCTTCACTGGAACTGTACGTGATTCCTCACTTGGCCATTCAGGCGAATGTGGCTACCGGTACGCTGGCCACGCGCCACTTTCTGAACATCGATCTGAATGAGTTCACGGGTAACCTAGTGTATCGGGCCCTGCCCAATCAGCGATTCACGCCGTTGATGTACGTGGGCGCTGGTTATACCATTCGAAAACGGGCTTTACAGCTGGAGCCGGCCAACCAGAAATATGTCACTGTTAGCGGAGGTGGTGGTCTCGAATACCGACTTTCGGGTATCCTGGGTTTGCGCGGGACGTTCGAATATCACCAGCCGTTGACGGATGTGCTCGATGGTCTGGCCGCTGGCACCCGTAACGATTATTACGTCCGGG of Spirosoma agri contains these proteins:
- a CDS encoding CsgG/HfaB family protein, which produces MLTEFLKRAAFVLAPAICCCLLLGCSAYMHQPKGVRSARLGEETAATGSLRTLPEPKEKIYAAVYKFRDLTGQYKLTETGSNFSTAVTQGTTNILMKALEESGWFVPVERENVSNLLNERKIIRSSMAQFKSEDSNLPPLLFAGLIMEGGVVSYDANIITGGAGLRYFGTGGSTQYRQDRVTVYLRAVATKTGKILKTIYTSKTILSQSVDGGVFRFVNFKRLLEAETGFTTTEPAHLAVTEAIEKAVHSMVLEGVRDSLWAASPKSVALIDNQLRAYEEERSEMRQTDVFGAREQMAAPRIVAQGYGSVWRYQGDYAVPQNKFGYGASLELYVIPHLAIQANVATGTLATRHFLNIDLNEFTGNLVYRALPNQRFTPLMYVGAGYTIRKRALQLEPANQKYVTVSGGGGLEYRLSGILGLRGTFEYHQPLTDVLDGLAAGTRNDYYVRANAGLVLILGHFSRR